TTTAAGTCTAATGAACATTTAGATAGTACACAGAAATATTCTACTTGCATCTTAAAGAGttcttcctcatcctcttccagagtttttatttcttgctcgGGAAGAGAAACTATGGGCTCAAACTGAGGATCATGGTTAGAATCATCCGCATTTTCAGTAGAAGTATCATGCTCCTCATGTGTttcctggagaaagaaaaaaaaaccaaaacacaaaacttgcTATGTACCTAAAATCTGAAGTACTCATACCTgtgcttaaaatgaaaacatttatgaCTATTCAGCAATTAGATCTTAGTAACTGAAATACCCTGTAAcaataaggaaaaattattaTAGCTGAAAACAAATGGCTTTAAAGTTAACATAGTTAtactaggaaaataaaaaaaacaaaaccaaaaaaaccccaaaaggtGCTCTTGCCATGCTAGATGTTTTAGTCCTGCCACTCTTACTAATTGTACAGAGGCTTGGCCTTGGAGCAATAGCTTTTagttatggaaaaataatttcttcaactATTTTTCCTATATGTGTTTTATGCTACTAAAGCACTACTATTTCTTAGTGGCTCATGACCTATCATTAATGgtaacaccccccaccccccccccccccaacactaAAGCAACCACCTAACCCATCTTAAGGAACACTTTACATCCAGAAGTTCATTATTCTAGTTTTAGGTATTAGAATCACCCACAATCAAAGATAGTTTTGAAGCAGAGTTGCAACACTCATGAAAtaatttaagcttttttttctttaagactcTTTAGGGAGCTTTAGGTTATAGGTAAATGGCCAAAATACTACTTTCTATTTAGTTATTTAGGAATCTGTCATAGCATTCATTAAGCTTAAGAACTGTTTTTAGTATGTGACTAGTAAGTAAATGATAAACATCTCTAATACTTCGTACATATGCACTGCCAAGAAGCATTCAGTAGAGAAGCCTAGAAGGGAGATTAATCTGCAAGTTTAATGAAGCCACAAACAGCTATCTCGGGTCAAGGGAACTGATTTgggttttcttgttgttgtttgaaTAACAGAGACAGGAAAAACAGTCTACACATTAGAGACACTTAAATCCTATTTTCACTTTACAGGTGAAAGAGTCCACTTTTATAGGCTCTATTGAGAATATGCTTTACAGAGCAGGTACACACTGCACATGCATAGAGCAACTGAAATGAAGCAGTctagtaaaaaaacccaacccaaccaaaacaaaaaacaaaccaaaaaagaaaaggggcaAGGGGGGAATTAGGtaagaaatgttgaaaaatacattctggTTACATCAACCACATCACACCAGCTATGACTAGTTTTATGTCCCCAGCGTTCCAGTGCGTAAGAAAGGAGCAAGAAAGACATTAAATCACATCTGCTttcaagaaacaggaaaagaaacgTTGGCCAAACTTTTACATATTGTCTCCTCCAGCAGGAAGCGGCACATAGTAATACATCACCCGTTCTGCACCTGACCAATTAATTACAGGAGCCATGAGACATGCATAATCCACAACGGCCACATGTGAGAGAAAGCAGATCCCGTTATCACGATAAGATCCCGCCCTGCCGCGATAGCAAGCACGTGGGGGGCTACTGCTCTCGCCGGGCCGCGGCACGAAGGGCTCAGCCAggcgggctggggggaggggCGGAGAAGcgggaggagaagaaaggagggaaacGGGGAGAGGGATCCCTCCGAAGCGCCCGAGCCGCAGGCGAAGCCGCGGCGCCTGCGAGAGGCCCCGGCTTCCCCGCGCTCGGGAAGGGACGCCGCCGGCGCAGGCCGGCCGGAGCAGGACCGCCCGCCCCAAAGAAACAGACGCGCCCCGGCCGCCCAAATCGGCCGGgcaacccccccagccccgccgcgccgcgccagGCGGGGGACGAGGCGGCGCGGCCGCTCCCTGCCCTCCGACAAGGCCCCGAGCTCGTCCTTCCCGGGCCTTGCTTGACCTCGGGTCCCCCCCGCCCGCCTCAGCCCTCCGGCTCCTCCGGGCCGCCCCGCACCCCAGCGGGTCCTCAGGCCTCCCCCGGCCCAGCCCGCTGCCCCCGGCCGGGCCCCAACCTGTTTCCATTACTCTCCCGCCCCCATCCGCCACCCCGGCCCGCgctgcctcctcttcccccccccccccctccacctcccagCCCGCCTCCCCCCCTGAGCGCCAGCCCTTCCCGCCTCGGCCCCCGGCTCCTCGGCCCGCAGCAGcgcgcccgcccccccctcaccTTAGTGTCCGCCATGGGGCCGGGCTCGCTGCGCTCCGCTCGCCGTTGCCGCCTGGCCGCAGAGCTTCCTGCCGCGcgcccccgcccctcccgcctTTACCTCATTCCCGCAGCCCGCGCCGCTTCTGCCGCAAGGCACGATGGGAAACACccactttcccccccccccccctcagcccggcgctcccgccccgcccccggcgccACACGATGGGactggcggcgggggggggggacacgacacgaCACGGGCGGACCCGGAGCAGGAGAGAGCACCCGCCGGCACCGGCCTCGGCTCTGCGGCACCGGTCTCCGTCCCCGTCCTGCTCCCGgcgaagctttttttttttttttttcgtagTCCCGTTCCCCAGGAGCTTCCCATCAGCCCTCGCGGCAtggccgcggccgccccgcgccccgaCCCAAGATGGCGCCCACGTGCGTGACGGAGAGGGGCAATATTGTAGTcgcctttattattatttttttaagcgATGCGGCTGACCCCGCACGCGAGGAACGGTAGCGCCGAGGggcagacttaaaaaaaaaaaaaatcgtttctcttccccctcccgTTCCGTTTGCAGCGGTCTGTCGGTGACGCCACAGCCCCGCCCCCAGGAGCCCGGCACGAGGAAGCGCGAGGTGTGCGCGGAGCAcgcggggccggccgggcgggaggaggaggggggggacacgcacGCACGCGGGGCCGGGGTTGACCTGGTGTCcgggctgaggggaggcgggcggcgcggcCTGCCGCCGTTACCCGCAGGGCTGGCGGGAGCATGGCGGAGGAAAGCGACCGGTGCGACCCCGACCGCGTCGCGGTTCCTGTGCCGGAGGCTAAAGATGCGGCTGAAGTGGAGAGCAAGGCCGATGCAGGCGGCGGTGACCCCGCGGAGAGCCCCGCAGCCTGCCCCGACGTGTACAGATACATTAAGGGAGACTTGTTTACCTCCGAGATCTATAAAGTTGAAATACAAAACCTTCCCAAGTACATCGGGTTTAATGATGTGAAAAAGTTTCTTGCCAAATACGGGCTCAGTCCGCACAAGATAAAACTCTTCGGGAAGCAGACGTTCGCGTTCGTGACGTTTAAGAGcgaggaggagagggacaagGCCATGAAAGTCCTCCACGGGGTTTTGTGGAAGAGCCGGCACCTGAGCGTTAGGCTTGCCAAGCCAAAAGCTGACCCtattgcaaagaaaaggaagaaggaagaggagacggagcagggagaggtgaaGCGGCTGGCTCCCTCCAAGGCCAGCGGAGAGGAGCCTCTGAGCAAGCAAATAGCAGATGTCGTGACCCCGCTGTGGAAGATGCCCTACGAAGAGCAGCTGGCCAAAAAGAAGCAGGAGTGCGAACAAGTGCTGCAGAAGCTGACAAAGTAATTCCTGTTTGTAAAGCTACTGTAATGTTTACAAGACTTGACCTTATGTTGGGATGTAGCTAAATTGGCACAAATTCCCATCTCTACTTGCTATAGCTGTTCTTTGTCAGCCTCAAAAGATTGCTAAATGAAGGGGCGTTGTTTTAATGTCTCTTGTTCCATAGGCATAAGCAGAAGCATGTTTGTGCCCCTAAAAAAATTTGGCACTGTCAAATGGTGTAAGAGGTAATCAATCTGTAGagataataaattattattaggactttctctttaaaaatcccCTCAGATTTTTATGCCTGGTCTTCCTAGATCAAAGTACAACTTCTATTTCTTGCCTTACTCACTTGTGTGGGTAAAATTGGCATTACTTTCATGCATGGGTACATTGATAAATCTAGTACATACCTTTATAACTACATTTAACACTTATTTTTCGAGTCACAGTTCTTATAAAGTTAAAGGGGGTTTACCTGTTaaaaaactctggaaaaaaatattcttcatctGATAATCTGATACGTTTTTATGccctatgcaaaaaaaaaaaagtttagtgcAACTGTTAATAACCTCAGTTTTTCTAAATGTGTACTTTacaatttttgtttctgctttgggCAGGGAAATCGGAAATAACAACAGAGCTCTATTACCTTGGTTGTtcctgcagaagcagaagtATAATAAATTGTGTTGCCCAGTAGAGGGAGTGAAAGCATCACCATTACAGGTAATGTAATCCTAGGTAAAGTATGGAATGGGGTCAGTGAGTTTAGGGTTAAATTAATCACTTGGTTTTAAGAGACAGTGGACAAACTGAGTACTTGACTTGTAATGAATAATGAATTTTAGACATTGTTGCCTTTCATGTAAATATTGTGTGGAAATATTTACAGGAAGCAGAAGAACAGTTACAATTAACTGGATATTCTAACTTTAAAATGAATATGCTGTCCCTGCAAGCTTGTGTTGTAGGCTAATACAAACATTCTTCAACAGAGGCAATATATTGCTCTCGAAATAACAAGACTTACtaaaacttttttcattattgctgttagTTCTCATACATCAAAATCCATTAATATCTTCCATATGAACTAAATGTCCTCTGTCCATttgcaaatacatttaattaTATGAGGGTTGTTTCAGGAGAAACTTGACATGTACAAGTAAGTGCTATGTAAATATCTTacataactttattttaaatctagACTGAATATCGCAACAAATGTGAGTTCTTGATTGGGATTGGTGTAAATCAAGAAGACAAAACTGTGGGTTGTCGTCTTGGCAAATATAAGGGTGGTACATGTGCTGTAGTGGAGCCATTTGATACTATTCACATTCCTGCTATTGCCAAAAAAGTAGTAAAAGCTTTCCAAGACTACATAAGGTGAGCATAAGTAAAATGAGTTATCCCTAAAGGTTTTGATGTCTTAatcatatttataaaattaaatattatgaAAAGCTTAGTGTTTGTTCTGAGCTTTAAGACCTAAGATATACCAGTCTCAATTTTTAGCAATTCGTCGAGGTTTACTTCTTGTGCCTAGATCACTGGGTATTTTTCCCTTGCTCTTGCTCAGCTGTTCTGAGATGGAGGGACAGATTCCAGCCGAACACAGCTTTATTGCAAGCAATGAGATTTTTTAAGTCTACAATAAAAAGTGTCTGTTATTTGAGAGCTTCTTCCACTGACTCTAAAGAAATActcagaaaaagtttttttaaagaggaatttGAATAACAAAGGTCAGTTGCTTCCTTGGATGAAGAGAAGAATCATCCTACaacaaagaatgaaacaaaagtTGTAAATTTAAGCAACAacactttttagaaaaaggagtGGTTCAGAAGAATCATAAAGATGGAAAGTTTGAACTTGGTATAAAGGACAGAAGCCGATGAAGGCATTATAAAAAGTTGTGTCATTCTCTGAATGCGGTGAGAAGCTGCTTATAGCCTGTCTGTAATTTTGGGTGGGTTAAAACAAATAAGAGGATTGCGAGACAGGGGGACAGACTATTTTGCATTAGGAGATATTATCTATTCATCAGtctcttttttatctttcttcttaATTAAGATGTGGAAGTTGTTCTTTCCTTGTCAAATCAATGTAGCCTGtacttaacatttttcattgctttgcaTGGGGAGTTGCTTTCATTTCAAGAAACTGTTGAATGTTATGCAAACAAATAGTTCTCTATTAAGTAACTGAGCTTCTGAAAATTGCAGGTCAACTCCTTACTCAGTTTACAGCCCAGAAACCTATGAAGGTCACTGGAAACAGCTCACAGTCCGTACCACCAGGAATGGCCACATCATGGCAATTGTGTATTTTAATCCTCAGGTATTTAAGTTGATGTGTAGTGTGCAGCCCAGACACACAGCTTTACAATTACATAAATTTGATTTTATGAATCGTgcatgcagaagagaaatagaATAATTACTTGGCATAGTTTATCTTGCGTTCCTAGTCTTCTATTTAGACTAATCTGATACGTGGAAATGAACAAGTAATTAATACGTGTATAGAAGGCATACACTAAATCATATCATTAAGTCACTAAGATGATTATTCTCCCTTCTTTGAAATGAAACCTTTAGAAATTAAGTAAAGAAGAGCTAGCTGACCTGAAAATCTCTCTGGCAAAATACTTCACAGAAGGGATGGGAAAGAGCAGTGGCGTTACTTCTCTGTACTTTgtggaggaaggacagaggtgAGGGAGTTGACTTCGCTTTGGGGGATTTTGGTGGTGGCTGGATTTTTGGTGTTTGCAACAGAAAAGTAGGTAGCACTCCCGCACCATTATTTTGTCTATATCATAAAAGTAGCAGCAGTGTTACTAATTTGTTGAACAGTTACTTACCTTTTCCACAACAGACTCCTGAAGTTTTGTGTTCTCCTGTAGTGTTCACTGGATAAAGGCAGGTGGAGTTTCAGTGGGTAAAGCCACTACTAGTTGCTGGCTGTCAAGCTGTAGAAGTGTTTACTGCAGTAGATGGATATTTATTATTATCAACAAGTAACTTctgcctcctttcttccctattttatgtgattttttaaCCTCCCCATACTTTTCCACAGAGCACAAGGCTCACGCTATCTTTAATCTAGAGACAATGTAGGTCCTACTGCTGACATCAATGGAACAATTGCACACCGTAAGAAAAAAATGGCCGAGAGTCTCTAAAAGGATATGATAAATGTTGGCCCACTATAAATTACTGCTTAGTATGTAGTACTATAGTTTTTAAGATGACTAAAGCTTTGGTAAAAATTGTAACAACCATGTttgtcttctgtctttttttttattttatttattttgtctccCTGTGCCTTGcccccccctttcccacccTGCATAGGAAATCTCCCAACCTAGAAGACTTGCCTTTGGAGCATGTGGCTGGTGATAAGTACATCTATGAAGAACTTCTTGGCCTAAAATTTAGAATTTCTCCTCATGCATTTTTTCAGGTAAGGATGATATGAAGTTGCTAACTTCACTGGATTTGCATTAGTGCCCTTAAGCCTGGCTAATGCTGTGTAACAAGATATTATATACCTAGAGATttaatctttcatttatttggtGTGATTAAATACCTTTGAGTATTATGTTTGGCTGCAAAAGCAGTTGATGGAGACATGTTGAAgacaactgtttttttctttttactagtTCAGTATCATTGGCCTCCTGTTAAATGGTAGCCTTTGTGTATACAGAACATGCAGTATGTAGTTCAGGAATCTTTGTAAtactaatttttgtttgtttttccaaaatttatttctgcctttccagCACTTGTAGCCTATATTGTTGAAATGGAACGTATCAAAATAGGAAGGAAGTGTGTTATCATTTGGTATTGTAAATACGTTGAAGCtacactgtattttctgttatttgccATAGGTTATAggctacttctttttttcccacataGCGTGCTTTGCTTGCTCTTTAAGACAAATATGCTTGCTCTAGAGGCACTGGTTTAGAAAGCTTATTATACACTACTTCCTTAACCATAATGTGTAATTACAGCATTTACTTTAAAGCAGTATTACAAACAAATAGAGCTTGCTGAATGTATTGTCATGGTTGTACTCTCCTGGTTTTGAATCTTTACTACTTCCTATTCAAGGGGAGGAAGTATTTTTATAGTCTGGACTTCACTTTACTGCTTAGCATTttgcttaattattttgtttgctgtctCCTCTAGTTTCCAGACTTGCTTTTTAGGTCCTATAGAACAAGTCATGTTTTTACTAGAACGTAGACAACAAAACACTACTTTTTAGAGAGAAATTGAGTGAGACTTCAACAATGGAATGGTGATCTGTTAGTATGTGCTGGGTCAGTTATATGTGATCTGTTTCttagaagcaagaaaaagaaaacatgctttccTAAGACTCATTAAAACACATTCACTATTTATGAAGAAGTAGACCtatttgaaatgtaatttcaCAGGTAAACACACAAGCTGCAGAAGTTTTGTATACCGCCATTAGGGAGTGGGCACAACTGAGCCAAGAGAGCACTGTACTTGACATTTGCTGTGGTACAGGAACTATTGGGATTTCTTTGGCACAGGTGAGTGAGTGATTTCTCTTCCTGGCTATAAGCTACTTTGTTAACGGATGTAGATAGTTAGTTGTGcttacagtgaaagaaaatacttgatGTCCTTGAAATGCAACACGTTATGTCTtaattttttcaattaatttctaattaaaCTGCCTGAAGCTGTTTTACCAAATCATTATGAAATCTCACCCATGTGTTGAGCAgcctaaattattttgaaactaaTTCAGTCAAAAGAGGCAATAGTTCTGTAGGCTAGCCAAAATTTACTAGGATCTATCCACTTAACTAGTTTGGGCTTTCTCAGAAAGCTTTGGCTGTGAATAACCAGCATTTCTTACATCATTTTTAGAGTGGAGCTTGCTAGACCACATAAGGAAGTCTGTCCCCCCAAAAAGAAAGACGCCAGCATAACTAGAGTCTGTCACATACAGGTTGGGATAAATGGTGTTCATCCCACAATTTGAGTCTAAGAAGTCCGTGTTTATTTGCACAGGTCccttctcagccttttttctgGCTGCAAGGCAATAATTCTCTGACCAGGTACTAGTCAACGTTCATGTATAGTAGTTAATTGCTGATGCTATGAATAGTGGTTAAACTTACATTTACGTACCACAGTCagatctttttcctttgtttctacAGAAAGTAAAGAAAGTGATTGGAATTGAACTCTGCCAAGAAGCTGTGCAAGATGCCAAAGTGAATGCCCAGATTAACGGTTAGTTAAGCCAAAATGCTAAGATCTTTGCGTGTTAAGAAGTATAGTAGTTATAGAACTAGTTTCTCTTTACGTTATCTAAGCAGCTTGGAATTACATGTTGTTGATAGTAATCTTGTCCACTTTAAACATTTAATCtctcttgaaaacaaataccATGTTAGTCTGTGAGATCAGTTTTCCTGTTGACTAACAGctagctttcttttcctccaaaaataaaacatttcagtgtaaAAGTGAGATGAAGTCAGTTACCCCTACATTAACAGTAGCTATTTTTTGTGGGGTTCTGCTTTAGTCCAGATAATGGAAGATGCTCAAGTTACTGTTGTTTAAATGATGTGAAGTACCAGTGATTGTTTAAATTACACTGATTTCAGGGTAGACTGAACAATTTGTAGTTTCTAAGGCATCCAAACTTAATATCCAATTTGAGTGTATTGAAAGATGCTTTGACTAGATAAGTACTCTGAtaacacttttcattttttttatagaaTTGAATAATATTGAATTTCATTGTGGGAAGGCTGAAGATATTGTTCCTTCCCTAATTAACATATTAGCTCCTCAGAACCTGATTACTATTGTAGATCCACCACGAGCAGGGCTGCGTAAGTTTACCTTTTCTTAAGTCTATTCTGGTGATTGGTGTTTGGTGGTGAACCCAAGAAAACACCAATGGAATAAATTAAACGGGAGGCTTCAGGTACAGCTTGAAGCAACTAGGTATTGCAACAGTTTCATTCATGCTGGAGCGTAACCTGGAGTTTTTGTGTGAGTCTGTCGATGCATGCAGAACTGGTAAACAGCTGCCTTGGGTTTTGATCCTCTAGATTCCAAGGTAATTCTTGCCATTAGAAGAGCTGAACATCTGAAGAAGCTTATCTATGTATCCTGCAATCCCAGAGCTGCAATGAATAACTTTGTGGAGTGAGTATTTCTTGCATCGACTAAGTATATgtggcaagaagaaaaatacatgcttcttggggagggagggccgttgttggaattttatttttaagccatATTCATTGAGGCTTACCTTTCATGAGAAATGGTTgacagctgctgcacagcaggCTTGGAACTGTATTGCCCAATATGCGAGCAGTAATGGAAATATTAGGGGTGGT
This genomic interval from Buteo buteo chromosome 11, bButBut1.hap1.1, whole genome shotgun sequence contains the following:
- the TRMT2A gene encoding tRNA (uracil-5-)-methyltransferase homolog A isoform X2, translating into MAEESDRCDPDRVAVPVPEAKDAAEVESKADAGGGDPAESPAACPDVYRYIKGDLFTSEIYKVEIQNLPKYIGFNDVKKFLAKYGLSPHKIKLFGKQTFAFVTFKSEEERDKAMKVLHGVLWKSRHLSVRLAKPKADPIAKKRKKEEETEQGEVKRLAPSKASGEEPLSKQIADVVTPLWKMPYEEQLAKKKQECEQVLQKLTKEIGNNNRALLPWLFLQKQKYNKLCCPVEGVKASPLQTEYRNKCEFLIGIGVNQEDKTVGCRLGKYKGGTCAVVEPFDTIHIPAIAKKVVKAFQDYIRSTPYSVYSPETYEGHWKQLTVRTTRNGHIMAIVYFNPQKLSKEELADLKISLAKYFTEGMGKSSGVTSLYFVEEGQRKSPNLEDLPLEHVAGDKYIYEELLGLKFRISPHAFFQVNTQAAEVLYTAIREWAQLSQESTVLDICCGTGTIGISLAQKVKKVIGIELCQEAVQDAKVNAQINDSKVILAIRRAEHLKKLIYVSCNPRAAMNNFVDLCRAPSNRVKGASFRPVKAMAVDLFPQTRHCELLIFFERVEYANGSSAEAPPDATPVTTAGYDSECLDGTNPSSIDASQATSVHLDTALEERKST
- the TRMT2A gene encoding tRNA (uracil-5-)-methyltransferase homolog A isoform X1 → MAEESDRCDPDRVAVPVPEAKDAAEVESKADAGGGDPAESPAACPDVYRYIKGDLFTSEIYKVEIQNLPKYIGFNDVKKFLAKYGLSPHKIKLFGKQTFAFVTFKSEEERDKAMKVLHGVLWKSRHLSVRLAKPKADPIAKKRKKEEETEQGEVKRLAPSKASGEEPLSKQIADVVTPLWKMPYEEQLAKKKQECEQVLQKLTKEIGNNNRALLPWLFLQKQKYNKLCCPVEGVKASPLQTEYRNKCEFLIGIGVNQEDKTVGCRLGKYKGGTCAVVEPFDTIHIPAIAKKVVKAFQDYIRSTPYSVYSPETYEGHWKQLTVRTTRNGHIMAIVYFNPQKLSKEELADLKISLAKYFTEGMGKSSGVTSLYFVEEGQRKSPNLEDLPLEHVAGDKYIYEELLGLKFRISPHAFFQVNTQAAEVLYTAIREWAQLSQESTVLDICCGTGTIGISLAQKVKKVIGIELCQEAVQDAKVNAQINELNNIEFHCGKAEDIVPSLINILAPQNLITIVDPPRAGLHSKVILAIRRAEHLKKLIYVSCNPRAAMNNFVDLCRAPSNRVKGASFRPVKAMAVDLFPQTRHCELLIFFERVEYANGSSAEAPPDATPVTTAGYDSECLDGTNPSSIDASQATSVHLDTALEERKST